The following coding sequences are from one Ammospiza nelsoni isolate bAmmNel1 chromosome 5, bAmmNel1.pri, whole genome shotgun sequence window:
- the TTC38 gene encoding tetratricopeptide repeat protein 38 isoform X2, translated as MAALRDCKAWQDAGLVLSTTSNEACKLFDAVLTQYATWTNNESLGGIEGCLSKLKAADPNFTMGHVLANGLELIGTGRSVRLDRELGSAVTAMVALSKAQPLTERERLHVSALDVFARGQLPKACELWEQILQSHPTDLLALKFSHDTYFYLGYQRQMRDSVARVYPFWTRDVPLSSYVKGYYSFGLVETNLYDRAEKVAHEALAINQTDAWSVHTIAHVNEMKAEVEKGLKFMKETEKNWKSSDMLACHNYWHWALYYIEKGEYEAALTIYDKHIAPVCLASGSILDIVDNCSMLYRLHLEGVKLGDRWNDLLGVTKKHTKDHILLFNDVHYLMSFLGAKDHKNTEELLTTLQELARAPHEDQQLSLAPHLGLPLCQAFVEFENGNCDKAVDLLYPIRYELVQVGGSDAQRDVFSLLLIHAALNSKSKAKQNLARCLLHERDLLRPKSPMTERLIRKAAAVHSMA; from the exons ATGGCTGCGCTGAGGGACTGCAAG GCCTGGCAGGATGCTGGACTTGTCCTGTCCACGACCAGCAATGAAGCCTGTAAGCTCTTTGATGCTGTGCTCACACAG TATGCAACTTGGACCAATAATGAGAGCCTTGGAGGTATTGAAGGATGTCTCTCCAAGCTAAAAGCAGCAGATCCAAACTTTA CCATGGGACACGTCCTTGCCAATGGCTTAGAGCTGATTGGCACTGGAAGGAGCGTGAGGCTCGACAGGGAGCTCGGCAGCGCCGTGACAGCCATGGTGGCACTTTCCAAGGCACAGCCACTGACAGAGAGGGAGAGGCTCCATGTGTCAGCGTTGGACGTGTTTGCCAGGGG ccAACTTCCAAAAGCTTGTGAGCTATGGGAGCAGATTCTGCAGAGCCACCCCACTGACCTGCTAGCCCTCAAGTTTTCCCATGACACTTATTTCTACCTGGGGTACCAACGCCAAATGCGAGATTCTGTTGCTCGTGTTTATCCTTTCTGGACTCGTGATGTTCCTCTGAGCAG CTATGTGAAGGGCTACTACTCTTTTGGACTTGTGGAAACAAACCTTTATGACCGTGCTGAGAAGGTTGCCCATGAG GCTTTGGCTATAAATCAGACCGATGCATGGTCTGTCCATACCATAGCTCATGTAAATGAAATGAAAGCTGAGGTGGAGAAAGGCTTAAAATTCATGAAGGAGACAGAAAAGAACTGGAAG agcAGTGATATGCTTGCTTGCCATAATTACTGGCACTGGGCTTTATACTACATTGAAAAG GGGGAATATGAAGCTGCTTTGACAATTTATGACAAGCAT ATTGCTCCTGTGTGCCTGGCAAGTGGAAGCATCCTGGATATAGTTGATAACTGTTCAATGCTGTACAGGCTTCATCTGGAAG GTGTAAAGCTTGGGGACAGGTGGAATGATCTGCTTGGGGTTACAAAGAAGCACACCAAGGATCACATTCTTCTGTTCAATGATGTGCACTACTTGATGTCTTTCCTTGGAGCCAAAGACCACAAAAATACTGAGGAACTTTTAACAACTCTGCAGGAACTTGCCAG AGCACCTCATGAAGAccagcagctttccctggcTCCTCATTTGGGgctgccactgtgccaggcttTTGTAGAGTTTGAAAATGGGAATTGTGACAAAGCTGTAGATCTGCTCTACCCAATCCGTTACGAACTCGTCCAAGTGGGAGGCAGTGATGCTCAG agagatGTTTTCAGCCTGTTATTGATTCATGCTGCTTTAAATTCTAAATCAAAGGCCAAACAAAACCTTGCAAG gTGTCTCCTGCATGAACGTGACCTGCTGAGACCCAAGTCACCAATGACCGAGCGACTGAtcaggaaggcagcagctgtgcattCCATGGCATAG
- the TTC38 gene encoding tetratricopeptide repeat protein 38 isoform X1 gives MAALRDCKAWQDAGLVLSTTSNEACKLFDAVLTQYATWTNNESLGGIEGCLSKLKAADPNFTMGHVLANGLELIGTGRSVRLDRELGSAVTAMVALSKAQPLTERERLHVSALDVFARGQLPKACELWEQILQSHPTDLLALKFSHDTYFYLGYQRQMRDSVARVYPFWTRDVPLSSYVKGYYSFGLVETNLYDRAEKVAHEALAINQTDAWSVHTIAHVNEMKAEVEKGLKFMKETEKNWKSSDMLACHNYWHWALYYIEKGEYEAALTIYDKHIAPVCLASGSILDIVDNCSMLYRLHLEGVKLGDRWNDLLGVTKKHTKDHILLFNDVHYLMSFLGAKDHKNTEELLTTLQELARAPHEDQQLSLAPHLGLPLCQAFVEFENGNCDKAVDLLYPIRYELVQVGGSDAQRDVFSLLLIHAALNSKSKAKQNLARCLLHERDLLRPKSPMTERLIRKAAAVHSMA, from the exons ATGGCTGCGCTGAGGGACTGCAag GCCTGGCAGGATGCTGGACTTGTCCTGTCCACGACCAGCAATGAAGCCTGTAAGCTCTTTGATGCTGTGCTCACACAG TATGCAACTTGGACCAATAATGAGAGCCTTGGAGGTATTGAAGGATGTCTCTCCAAGCTAAAAGCAGCAGATCCAAACTTTA CCATGGGACACGTCCTTGCCAATGGCTTAGAGCTGATTGGCACTGGAAGGAGCGTGAGGCTCGACAGGGAGCTCGGCAGCGCCGTGACAGCCATGGTGGCACTTTCCAAGGCACAGCCACTGACAGAGAGGGAGAGGCTCCATGTGTCAGCGTTGGACGTGTTTGCCAGGGG ccAACTTCCAAAAGCTTGTGAGCTATGGGAGCAGATTCTGCAGAGCCACCCCACTGACCTGCTAGCCCTCAAGTTTTCCCATGACACTTATTTCTACCTGGGGTACCAACGCCAAATGCGAGATTCTGTTGCTCGTGTTTATCCTTTCTGGACTCGTGATGTTCCTCTGAGCAG CTATGTGAAGGGCTACTACTCTTTTGGACTTGTGGAAACAAACCTTTATGACCGTGCTGAGAAGGTTGCCCATGAG GCTTTGGCTATAAATCAGACCGATGCATGGTCTGTCCATACCATAGCTCATGTAAATGAAATGAAAGCTGAGGTGGAGAAAGGCTTAAAATTCATGAAGGAGACAGAAAAGAACTGGAAG agcAGTGATATGCTTGCTTGCCATAATTACTGGCACTGGGCTTTATACTACATTGAAAAG GGGGAATATGAAGCTGCTTTGACAATTTATGACAAGCAT ATTGCTCCTGTGTGCCTGGCAAGTGGAAGCATCCTGGATATAGTTGATAACTGTTCAATGCTGTACAGGCTTCATCTGGAAG GTGTAAAGCTTGGGGACAGGTGGAATGATCTGCTTGGGGTTACAAAGAAGCACACCAAGGATCACATTCTTCTGTTCAATGATGTGCACTACTTGATGTCTTTCCTTGGAGCCAAAGACCACAAAAATACTGAGGAACTTTTAACAACTCTGCAGGAACTTGCCAG AGCACCTCATGAAGAccagcagctttccctggcTCCTCATTTGGGgctgccactgtgccaggcttTTGTAGAGTTTGAAAATGGGAATTGTGACAAAGCTGTAGATCTGCTCTACCCAATCCGTTACGAACTCGTCCAAGTGGGAGGCAGTGATGCTCAG agagatGTTTTCAGCCTGTTATTGATTCATGCTGCTTTAAATTCTAAATCAAAGGCCAAACAAAACCTTGCAAG gTGTCTCCTGCATGAACGTGACCTGCTGAGACCCAAGTCACCAATGACCGAGCGACTGAtcaggaaggcagcagctgtgcattCCATGGCATAG